One window from the genome of Yarrowia lipolytica chromosome 1B, complete sequence encodes:
- a CDS encoding uncharacterized protein (Compare to YALI0B17622g, highly similar to uniprot|P32599 Saccharomyces cerevisiae YDR129c SAC6 actin filament bundling protein fimbrin singleton, similar to Saccharomyces cerevisiae SAC6 (YDR129C); ancestral locus Anc_8.290) has protein sequence MNAIKLQKKFPVLTQEDIFGLCDSFQQLDVDEKGYIDKNEVIKAVAASGRATYDEIREAVRENIVDSSGRVEMDDYVELLAKIKEGKGSNPSVRQAPASPGRANTSRIVVGGTASGTQHTINQEEREEFTRHINSVLSGDADIGDRLPFPTDTFQVFDECRDGLVLSKLINDSVPDTIDTRVLNFPRKKALNKFTMTENANIVINSAKAIGCVVVNVRAEDIIDGKEHLILGLIWQIIRRGLLSKIDIKHHPELYRLLEDDETLEQFLRLPPEQILLRWFNYHLKAAGWNRRVNNFSKDVCDGENYTILMNQLKPEECSRAPLQTQDLLQRAEEILTNADKIGCRKYLSPSALVSGNPKLNLAFVAHLFNTWPGLDPLEENEKVDIEDFDAEGEREARVFTLWLNSLDVDPPVVSLFEDLKDGNVLLQAYDKVIPGSVNWKFVNKRPANGNELMTFKAVENTNYAVEIGKANKFSLVGIEGNDITEGQKTLTLGLVWQLMRRNIVLTLASLSQGGKEVSDSDMLKWAQGQVQKGGKSSTVRSFKDSSLANGHFLLDVLNGLKPGYVDYDLVTPGDTPEDQYLNAKLAISIARKLGALIWLVPEDIVEVRSRLILTFIGSLMSI, from the exons ATGAACGCCATCAAGTTACAG AAAAAATTCCCAGTTCTCACCCAGGAGGACATTTTTGGTCTTTGCGACTCTTTCCA GCAACTGGATGTCGATGAGAAGGGATACATTGACAAGAATGAGGTGATCAAGGCTGTGGCCGCCTCTGGACGAGCCACCTACGACGAAATCCGAGAAGCTGTTCGAGAGAACATCGTGGACTCGTCGGGTCGAGTGGAGATGGATGACTAcgtggagctgctggccaagattAAGGAAGGTAAGGGATCCAATCCTAGTGTGCGACAGGCCCCTGCTTCGCCTGGACGAGCCAACACCAGCCGAATTGTGGTTGGAGGAACTGCCTCTGGTACCCAACACACCATCAAccaggaggagcgagaAGAGTTCACCCGTCACATCAACTCGGTGTTGAGTGGTGACGCAGACATTGGCGACCGACTACCCTTTCCCACAGACACATTCCAGGTGTTTGATGAGTGTCGAGACGGTCTTGTGCTGTCCAAGCTGATCAACGACTCTGTACCCGACACCATCGATACTCGAGTTCTCAACTTCCCCCGAAAGAAAGCCCTCAACAAGTTCACCATGACTGAGAACGCCAACATTGTCATCAACTccgccaaggccattggttgtgtggttgtCAACGTGCGAGCTGAGGACATCATCGACGGTAAGGAGCATCTGATTCTAGGTCTCATCTGGCAGATTATCCGACGAGGTCTGCTGTCCAAGATCGATATCAAGCACCATCCCGAGCTTTACCGactgctggaggacgacgagacTCTCGAGCAGTTCCTGCGTCTTCCCCCGGAGCAGATCCTGCTGCGATGGTTCAACTACCACCTCAAGGCTGCTGGCTGGAACCGACGGGTCAacaacttctccaaggacgTTTGTGACGGTGAGAACTACACAATTCTCATGAACCAGTTGAAACCCGAAGAGTGCTCTCGAGCTCCTCTTCAGACCCAGGATCTGCTCCAGCGAGCCGAGGAGATTCTCACCAACGCCGACAAGATTGGGTGCAGAAAGTACCTGTCTCCCTCCGCACTGGTTTCTGGAAACCCCAAGCTTAACCTGGCCTTTGTTGCCCATCTGTTCAACACCTGGCCCGGTCTGGACCCCCTGGAGGAGAACGAGAAGGTGGATATCGAAGACTTTGACGCCGAGGGCGAGCGAGAGGCTCGAGTCTTCACCTTGTGGCTTAATTCACTCGATGTGGATCCCCCCGTCGTCTCGCTGTTcgaggacctcaaggacgGAAACGTGCTGCTGCAGGCGTACGACAAGGTTATTCCCGGATCTGTCAACTGGAAGTTTGTTAACAAGCGTCCTGCTAACGGAAATGAGCTCATGACCTTCAAGGCCGTGGAGAACACCAACTACGCCGTGGAGATTGGAAAAGCCAACAAGTTCTCACTGGTTGGAATCGAAGGAAACGACATTACGGAGGGCCAGAAGACTCTGACCCTGGGTCTGGTGTGGCAGCTGATGCGACGAAACATTGTGCTGACTCTGGCAAGTTTGTCGCAGGGCGGAAAGGAAGTGTCCGATTCGGACATGCTCAAGTGGGCCCAGGGCCAGGTCCAGAAGGGTGGCAAGAGCTCTACCGTGCGATCCTTTAAGGACTCGTCGTTGGCCAATGGTCACTTCCTGCTGGACGTGCTCAATGGTCTCAAGCCTGGTTACGTTGACTACGACCTCGTTACGCCCGGTGACACTCCTGAGGATCAGTACCTCAACGCCAAGCTGGCAATCTCTATCGCCCGAAAGTTGGGCGCACTGATCTGGCTGGTTCCCGAGGATATCGTCGAGGTCCGATCTCGACTGATCCTGACCTTTATCGGATCTCTCATGTCCATCTGA